The Schistocerca gregaria isolate iqSchGreg1 chromosome 2, iqSchGreg1.2, whole genome shotgun sequence genome contains the following window.
CTTTTAATGGTTCAGTTGCACCTGTTTATCTCTAAATGTGTGACCAGTTACTTAATGTTTTTTACTAATCCACTTAATACAAAGGTTATAATCTATGTGATTAAAACAAGTTGTATAAAGCATACATACACTGACTTTGTCAACATGCAgtattttattggttgctgataGTTACTAAATACTATTCTGTACAGACAGGATATCAGATTTCTTAAATCAGAAGGACAGATGAAGCAAAGTGGTCTGGATAGACCTCATCTCATATCTCAACATAAGTACTTCACATGTTAAGGGTTAACATGTTGAATGAGACTTTCTGGTGCACACACAGAATATATAATGTATCCTGCACATCTCTTGCTGACATTTCTCTAAGACATATTATTATTCCCTGCATGTTTGAGAGGCCAATGATTAACACACATCTATCCTTTCTCACTTACTTCCCCTTGATACAGAGTACAGCAAGCTTCCAAAGACATGAATACATTATTTCTGCTGTTCAcaacttttcatttcattcaacagtaaTGTTTGCACTAATAGCAGATGAAATCAGATTTGCCTCCCAGAGAAAAATAACTATTGAAAACTCATTGGAGTGTACCAAGAGTAGCAAAGGATTAATGAAACTGATGTTTACAATACCCTTCCTAAATTCTTCCCACACTAATGAGATGGCAGCTATAGGTTGCTTGAAAAGTGTATATGATGATGTTCTGTTTCTTCTCTTGAGCAAGAGGTGAAGAATTCCTGTTCTTTATTATTAATCTCTAACAGGACTTTTAGATAGtcaagacaaacaaaaaacaaagctcCACATTCTGGAACATATGAACCAATCAGGGCTGACTGACAGTCAGGTCATCATCTGCCAATGACGTCATTTGGATGTGGTCTGGAGAGGCCTGAGATGAGCACACAACTCTCCTGACTGTTGACAGCTTTCTAGACCTTAGAGCTGCTACTTGTCATTCAAGTAACccatcagttggcatcacaaggctgaatgTACTCCATTACATGATCCCTGTCATTAATGAAACACACATGGGGTAATATCAGGAACTGAATCTGGGTCCTTCACATTGTAACCAGACATACTGAGTAATGCCTATGGCGGTGGACTTTAAGGTAATGACTTTAGTGGGCTGTCCTTCAGTGCATCAAATATGGaatgtaaaatgtgtaaaatgtgatttattagtcTCATTACGTACATTGTACAGATCATATGATCTGTTATACAGGGGACACATCAAGTTTAGCAGAAATATAATGTATAATGATTTGCAGGAATTCTTTCCACACTATTTTAAGAGTAATGCCAATAAATACAACACTACAATATTTACTAGAAGTTAAAGGTTAACCAGTTTCCTTTATTGTACACAGACAACACTGCAACATTAGCTACAGATTTCTATTGTTCATAGTCTTCCATGAATTCTTCAATGGTGTAGTAACATTTCTCTACTAAAATATTTCGGAGTATTCCAGCAAACCAAGGTGCATTGTTAATATGTTGCTTCCttttaatttgttatatatttttaacccCATGTACAGTGGTGTCTGAGCATAAAGATTTTAGTGATATGAAAGGAAATTTGAAGTTTTCCTTGTGATGAGTACCATAGCTACACTTAAAATGGAACTTTTCAAGATTATTCTGATTAttatatacaaaaatcaaaattttgaaaatgtacaATGAAGCTATTGCTAGTATTTTTCATTTCTTGAACAAACATCAGAAATTATGTTTTCCAGTACACAGTTTATTTGTgtaaatctcagacatgatgctgGCATATTCATTATTCCACACAATAAATTTCCCCCTTCTCTCCCAACTCCAATGCACCTCAGGTCATAGGTGAACCTAATATTAGCTTCATAGTACCAGTTTTTACATGTAGAAGTTTTGAATGAGCTATCAACATTGCATTTTTTGCACACAGTATGCAGATTGGCTGCCAAGCATACTCCCTTACCATCATCTATAATCTGAATGTTATCTCCAAACGTCTTACAAAGACAAGAAAATTTCACTGCTGCAGTCAATAATTCAAGGTCAATTAATCTAAATCCAGTGTACCAAGATTCATCACTGTAGTACACACAATTCATCTCACCAATTTTTCGGTTGGAGTTGCTAGGAGACAAGTTCACATTTTCAGCAGATGGTCTTACTTCAGACGTAGCCTCATTGCTGGTTTGTCATTGTTTCTCATGTCTTCCATTCACTAACTTATTCAAATGCAGTTTATCTATTTTTACACACTCTTTGTGATAGTGTCATAACATAATGTAGAAATAATTGAACACTTGTATAAATCTCCGTCATTATCACAAGGCCAAAAAAGAATTTCTTCATCATAAATAATGCAGCTAGTTTGTTATTGTTTATGAGATACAGAACAGAGTCAAAGattatctataaaaccaaagagtatgtatcacggccttctagatgtatcccacacacgtttggttgaaagtaatacagaGAATCGCCGTTCACTGAGCTGGtactgaagtgctgcttcaaaacatgGGCATGGCAAGGAGGCCACGTcatacttttaattaattttcaggcacttcggatgcaatTTCAACAattaaactttgggaacttattgtccatgaattgcactaacaaataaaaaataaattgaaaatttttggtcaatttcatcaacgtccccccttaatgtACTGCAGTATAATGACCAAATGACTTTTGCACACAATGTGTTTTTTCATCTGCCTGAACAGAAATAAAAGTGGCAGCATTAATGTCTTTAATCAGTTCTTCAATGTAAAATTGATACATACAGTCTAAAAGTTCATTTTGTATAAAGTGTGAATATATTTAGAGATGGAAGTACTAGAGCTATCAAAGTTGTCATCCAAAACATTGGCAAGATTTACTTGAAGAgacaagaaatctaaaaaaaatgCCACAGTTAGCTGAATCTTTAGTGTTAACTAATGTTAAGCACTCTGCTGCTTCATGTAATACGTGTCTGTCCTCCATACTTAACTCATGATGTTTCTGAATTGACATGTCACATGCTTAATGAGTCTGAGGAGCAATGTTAATGGTGTCAAACGTTTTGCATTTACAATCATTTTCTAAATGCACTTCACTTTACTCACATGTCTTAAACTATTCACTTAAATACTTTAAATCCTAACAGAAAAACGTTGCTCATAATCCTTCACTGCcaaaataacttttctttctcttctctcactgTTAACAGCTACTTATTGCAGAACCATGTATTGCAGAAAGCTGTGTTCTTCCTTACATCAGGTTGAGACACTAACAAACTTTTTGGTTGGTGTGCATGTGACAGCTTGATTTATAGCTTCTttcatatttaataaattattttttttaccaaacaatttactttattaattttgaAATCACTGTAAGAATACTTCAGTTTCAGCCTCCAGAATAAGGAACACTACTCAGAGATGGCTACTTCTGCTGTTAACAACATTCCCCATTGGCCTAGAAACGTGTGTACAGTGATGTCGGTTAAAATTTGGGTTACATGTCCAAGCTGGCTGGCCCAGACACTGTGTATAGTTGCAGCAGGGTTTGATGGGTGTGAGAAAGAGGAGTATGCATGAGCCTGTCCATCCACTGGGCCGACCCGATTTGGCCCCAAGCTATGCCATGCCAATGGGCAAGCTGAAGCAAGGGAAATGGTTTGGTTAAGTTACTACAACTGCAGTTTACTGACTCTGGGGTGTGGAGGGAATAAGGATGTCGAGGTGCTGGCCCTCAGCTGAATGGAGCAGGGAAAGGGAAACATATCCATCACCATGGGATGATGGGCTGAGGGAAAGGATGAGAGAGAAGTAGTGGAAGACATGACCATGCTACGGGCAGCTCAGAGTAATATGAGTAACATCATATATTTCTGCAACAGAGCAGGGGAAACTGTTCCTCATTACCTCTGGTCTCTTGTCATCTGTACTACACTACAATCATGTCATACTCAAACTGTTCAATATAATACTGAAAAAATATGCAGAATAAAACTATATCACAAAATTCTGGTGAGGCCTGACCACTCTGGCCATTAAAAATGAACCACTCTTTTGAATTACTGATATTTCATATATAAAACAGAGAACATTATATATAACAAGTCCTTCAtcttattcacccccccccccccccccccccgccctccctccctctctctctctctatcgccaCTGTTCTTTCCCACTTTTTTGCTACCTTGTGCATATGTAATGGAATGATTGGCCAGTAAGTCACCATTTCCAGTGTATTCCCAAGTGGTGTAAGTTTTGCACTTGTTGAATCAGCTCCTTCTGGAATGCTGCTGGAAATATTATTACTTCCAtgcgaatttttattttttagtgagtTGACAATTTTCTCACTTCATAGGGGAATGGGGAGAGAGTTAAACCTCATTATGTCTTCAAGATGTTGCATAAATGTACTACTTTATCATTGTGTGTGCTGGACCACATAAAAAATTACCTCATACACTTCTAAAAGGTAGATATTAAAACTATCTGCTACAGACCTCTGACATTTAGAGTGTCATGGTTTTCCTCGCTAGAaacatttttgtcttttgttattgcCTTGCCTGACATTCTATCACTGTCAGAGATTGTAGTTTCCTATTTATGACACAAAAGTACTTTATGGTCTTCCTTGTTCTAGcaatgtatttatttaaaaaaaactgttctctGACCAGATTCTTCTAAGTCTCCTTTCTTGATTTCGTACTAAAATTTTTAATCAGAAGTGTTTTTTTACTTACATACTCATTTTTGTCCATGATATATTTCATCTTAGCTAAGTGTTATGATAGGGTCATGTGTCCTGCGTACCTCTCTGTCTTGATTAAAGAACTTCTTCCAATCCATGGTGGTCTGATAAAGCAACCAATGGTAACAATATGAAAGAACAAACAGCCTTGGATGCAAAACTGGACTTTTCATTCTATTTAGCCTCCACCTTAATTGTAaaactgaatattttattttatttgtcattcAATAGAAGATAAATAAAAAGAATCCAGTTTTGCTACCAAGATTATTTGCTCTTTCATATCTCTTGATTAAGCTTCTCTTTTCTGGCAATGGAGCTTATAACAAGTTTACAACAGATGTCAAACTTGAAATGAAAAatgctaaagaatgctcaaataaaTTAGCATAATTTATGTACTGTTTTCCTCTCTAAATTACATAAATATGTGGCTTGAGAGACTACAAATTGCTGTTATAACTGCAAGGAATACATGCACTACAAAAGTTCTGTCCAATCTTCTAGTGGACATATAATCAACTATATTTTTTGTCAGTACCATCACACATACATAACAGTGATCATGCTCCAACCTTACAGTGTTCCTCCAAAGAGGATAATCTTGTGTACTAGTTCTCACAGACACTCAGCTGCTCAAGGTCCTTCTGCAGGTCATCCTCCCATCACTTCCTTGGTTGTCCAGCTGGACAATTTCCATTCGGTTTCCCCTTAAGCTCAACTTTGGACTGGCACATGTCTGGCCTGCTGGTAATGTGATCTGCTAGGCTTTGCTCCATACTTTCAGTTTCTGCACAATGTTCCATTGCTTCACCAGATCACACAATCCCTGTTTCATTCTATGTCTCTAGGTGTTCTCTTCACAGACTTGTCTGAGGGTCTTTCTTATGATTTTTGATTCAAAGATCTACAGGTTCTCCTAATCTTTTTTGTGGTGCTCCTGTGCATTGGTTCCAAAAAAGATATATAAGGTATAGTTACTTCCAAAGATGTCCCTACCATCAATTTGTAGGAAACACCAGTGACAGGGTGGATTACATGGCAGTAGGCAGATGTATGGTATAGCTCTTCCACCTGATTCATCTACACAGTTATGTCCATGGGGAAGCTGGGTGATAGTACCAATGACAAAGGGTGATAATGAATATTGTGGATATAAGTTGATCAGAGGAATGCCACtataaaataaatgagaaatatttggataagatttttctaatttccagtaTTTTGGAGATATGTAAAGACCTGGTTCAGAATATAATTTAGTTGTTCTATTCATGGATAATAACATATGAGAGATGAAAGTGATGCTCCTTTGTTACTAAATAGAAGGTGTAAGGGAACCCAAGGAGATTTGAGGATAAGTATGAGATATCTGCTTCTAGATGAGGTTTACAGAGACTTTGACAATATCACCATACTGGGAGAGGAATTGGATGCCATTATAAATGTGGCAACTGCCAATAATTATGGAAGGTTACAAGGAGTGGGAGGATATAGGAAAGAAATGTGTGGTGCAAGACTGAAGATTTAAAAATTCccagaaagtcatcagaagataggtGGAAATGGATAAGTCTCATTGTTTACTTGCAATAGCAGCTgagttaagtggttcagtgttggcTTTGTGATTCTTCTGGTCTGTTGAAAAGGTGGTAAAAACGTGTTTCCTACATTTTCCTCATTATATTCCTGATCATACAATGAAAAACTCAGCATGATTCATTTGACTGTAATATGAGaggttcctttgcaattttttggcatTTTGGACTCAGTATTATGTTTAATGATCCAATTGCTGAAAACATTTCGTGCCTCTCTTGCTTTAATGCAGTAGCCTCATTCTCATTCAAAACAATAAACAACTGAATATGCAGCAGCCACTTCTTCTTGTGCACAGTATAAATTGTTATAATGGTTAATAATAGCTAAAATTGTGACTTTTGTCTAAATTCTAGTGATTTATAAGGTTCACATTCCTCAAGCTTCATTTGATATCCATACACACATGGTCTACCTTGTAATTAATATCTTATACACAACATTTGTGTTTGTTTCAGATGCGTGGAAGGATGTGCAAACTGCTGTACCAGACTTTGTTACTGTTTCTGTTATGCTTCCATTGTGGTGCTAATGATTTTTTTCATAAATGGCATTTCCAAAGCCATACACACTCAGAAATAAAGGATACAGTAAATTCTAAGCATGCAAGCAATTGTGTACATCTGCAAACAGAGACAAGTAATAAACAAACACAAGCAGAATTAACAGTTTTGGGAAACCATGAGTCTTGGTCTAACATTCCAACAATTCAGACAAATGAAGCCCAAAACAGTTATGGCACAAAACATAATAGAGACTTATTATACATAGATAAGGAAAAAATGTATCAAAGGAAGAAAATTGATGATTTTTCTTCTAAAATCTCAAATTCggtgctgtatggtgatacaaataaattgaaattattCGAGGAATCATCACTAGAAACACTTGTAGATTTTGCAATAGATATGCTTAATCAGGAGATTAAAAGAGAGggaaatagtaaaataaaaataccTGATGTCAATGAAACATTTCATGAACAGGTTGGTCCTTTGAAAGTTAAAGGAGAATTCAGTGCCAGAAAGGGTTGGTTCCACTCATTGTCTTCCTTATACCGCACTGATCAAATCTATGTATCACGAGGAGGAAATGTTCTTACTGTGCTTATTAGTGTTGGTTTAAGGGAAATGATCATTGATTATGATGACTACAAGTTTAAGTTTATGGAAGTAGGTCCTACAGGGAAAATTGAAGCTCAAGTTGTAAATAACTCCATTGAAATGATTTTAACTGTTGATATTAGTGGTTCAAGATGCAAAATAAAACTCTCTGATATCAAAATTACAACATTCAGTGGCCTCAAAATGCATGTAACTGGTCTTGGCAAATTAAGTTTTTTTGTATCTAAAGTAACAACTTGGATTATTGAACTATttcatgaagaaattaaagaaaaagctGAAAGAATACTGGCAAGAGCTTTAGAAGGTGTTCTGGATAATATAAAATGTTAAAGTTGTGAAATTTCTAGGCTTTTGTTTTCTATACATGTTACCACAGAATTTctttaacaataaaattttaaagtatggagtacatttcctATTAATCATTTTGTtattctttctctttcactgtgcATGCAACCATCTTGTATCATATGTAGGGACTtcagaaaataagtaaaaaataagttacacataCTGCCCCATGTGCAGACCATTGCAAAACAATGGCTGGGCATTGTCATAAGGGAGTACATATTTCTAGTTCCCTGCAGACAGTTTTGCTGCAATATGGGTAGCAGACACAGTGACTAACATTGTGCAGCAACTGGAAATAGACTCCAGCATGTAATTATATGGGGCAGTATGATTCTTGAGGGCAAAAGATCTAAATTGCTcacagattcaccatgaaattTTGCAGATAAATGGATCAAATGCAGTGTCACATTCAtccatagtgaaatggtgccaccAATTAAGACCAAGGCTGCACAGATATGTTTGACATAATCAGGAAAGAAGGCCATTGACATACACCAAAGGTAATCATTTTGGCAAGCTGAAAGGATATCTGTGTGAAAGAGATTTTCCAATAATGAGGGTGTTCACAC
Protein-coding sequences here:
- the LOC126322901 gene encoding uncharacterized protein LOC126322901, encoding MRGRMCKLLYQTLLLFLLCFHCGANDFFHKWHFQSHTHSEIKDTVNSKHASNCVHLQTETSNKQTQAELTVLGNHESWSNIPTIQTNEAQNSYGTKHNRDLLYIDKEKMYQRKKIDDFSSKISNSVLYGDTNKLKLFEESSLETLVDFAIDMLNQEIKREGNSKIKIPDVNETFHEQVGPLKVKGEFSARKGWFHSLSSLYRTDQIYVSRGGNVLTVLISVGLREMIIDYDDYKFKFMEVGPTGKIEAQVVNNSIEMILTVDISGSRCKIKLSDIKITTFSGLKMHVTGLGKLSFFVSKVTTWIIELFHEEIKEKAERILARALEGVLDNIKC